From the Gemmatimonadales bacterium genome, one window contains:
- a CDS encoding carboxypeptidase-like regulatory domain-containing protein, whose protein sequence is MVRYVRPVFVTLLGWAASASAQDATGHIEGRVLTAEASPAVSVRVAASSPNLQQSRAAETDARGYFRLQDLPVGTYQVRLALVGYRPVRFDNVVVRLGRTTSLGETRIEPQAFELQDIVVNAQRPLVDVASAATVT, encoded by the coding sequence ATGGTTCGCTATGTGCGGCCCGTCTTCGTGACCCTCCTTGGCTGGGCTGCCAGCGCTTCGGCGCAGGATGCGACTGGCCACATTGAGGGCAGAGTGTTGACGGCCGAGGCCAGCCCCGCTGTCTCGGTTCGCGTCGCCGCGAGCAGTCCGAACCTCCAGCAGTCGCGGGCAGCTGAGACCGACGCCCGGGGCTACTTCCGGCTGCAGGACCTGCCGGTCGGGACCTACCAGGTACGCCTGGCTCTGGTGGGTTACCGTCCGGTGCGCTTCGATAACGTGGTTGTGCGCTTAGGCCGGACTACCTCGTTGGGAGAGACCAGAATCGAGCCCCAGGCCTTCGAGCTTCAGGACATCGTGGTGAACGCCCAGCGGCCGCTGGTGGACGTCGCGAGTGCCGCCACCGTCACGTAG